The DNA region CGACAGGCCGCCCGTCCAGACCACGAAGCCCTCGTTGTTCAGCTCATACTGCTGGCCCGAGCCGCGGGCGCCGCACTGCGAGGCGAACGCCGCCGGCAGGTCGCCGCAGGCGTGCGCGAACTTGGTGCCGTAGAACGTGCCGAGCTTCTCGCCCTCGCGGAACAGGAAGACGTTCTCCACGCTCTGCAGGCCCACGCCACCCGTGAACGGCGCCACGTTCAGCTTCGTGATCGTCGAGCGCGTCCGGTCGTAGTTGAAGCGCGTGCTCCAGCTCAGGTTCTGCTTGGTGATGATCGGGACGTTGATGCTCATCTCGAACGTCTTGTTGCTGAGCGTGCCGGCGTTCTGCCACTGGGTGGAGAAGCCCGTCACGTTCGGCACCGGCACCGGCAGGATCTGGTCGCGCACGTCCGACGTCGCGTAGTTGATCGTCACGCCGAACTTGTTCAGCACCTCGGCATCGAGGCCGATCTCGACCTCCCGGTTCTTCTCCGGGCCGAGGTTCGAGTTGCCGAGCAGCGTCGGGTTGATCACGCCGCCGGCCTGGAAACCGAAGCTCGGATACTGGGCATCGAAGCGCGGGCGGCCACCGGCCGTCCCGATCGAGGCGCGCAGCTTGAGCTCGTTGATCGGCTTCACGAACCACCACGGCTCCATCGCCACGCGCCAGGCCACCGAGCCACGACCGAACATCGCGAAGCGGTTGTCCGAGCCGAACAGCGACGAGCCGTCGCGGCGCACCAGGCCGCTCACGATGTAGCGATCCTTGTAGTCCAGGTCGAGGTTCGCGAACTGGCCGATCTGGCGCACGCTCTCGAGGTTCGAGCCGATCGCCAGGTTCTGGATCAGCGCGCCGGAATTCTCGACGCCCGGGAACGGGATGTTGTCACCACCCGAGTTCTGTGCCTTGAAGTCCTGCTGCTCGTACAGGTAGCGCAGCGTCAGCTTCGTGTTCAGCTCGCCGAACGAGCGACGGGCGGTGGCGTTGAAGCTGGTGTTGAACGACTGGTCGGCGAACGCACGGCGGAAGATGCTGCCGTTGTTGACGGCCGGGTTCGACGTCGTCGTGCGGAAGCCGCGATCCTGCACCGAGAACTGGTCGCCGTTCGAGCGGTCGTAGCCGAACTGGCCCTGCACGTCCAGCCAGCTGAGCGGCGAGTACTTCAGGTCCACGTTGCCGATGAAGCGGTCACGGCTGTCGTTGCGCTTCGAGTTCTGGAACGAGTAGAGCGGATTGTCGTTCTGGCCGCCCTGCGCCAGCGGGTTCGAGCGCACGTACAGGCGGTCGAAGGCGTCTGTGGCGAGCAGGTTCACGAAGGCCGGCACACGCGTCAGGCGGAAGAAGCCCGTGGTGCCACCGGTCTCGGAGCCGGACTGGTTCAGGCCGTCCTGGTCGAGGCGGCTGTAGTACGTGTTCACCGCGGCCGACCACTTCGAGCCGAAGCTCTGCGACACGTTCAGGCGCACCGAGTTGCGGCGCAGGCCGCTCAGGTAGCGGATCGAGCCTTCCTGCGTCGTGTTGTTCACGCTCGCGAAGAAGTTCGCGCCCTGGTAGCGGCCCGTCACGTCGAGGTTCACGGTCGAGAAGCGACCGTTCGTGATCGTGGCACCGATCGGGTTGTACGTGACCGGGAAGGCCCCCGTCGCATACAGGTTCTGCAGGCGCGTCACGCCGAGGTTGCCGGCAATGCCACCGTCGTTGCGGTAGGTGCGCGGCGTCAGGGCGAAGTCACCACCCTGCTCGTTGATGCGGAGCGCGTCGGCGTAGATGTCGGACACGCGCGTGCACGGCTGCGTGTTGCCATTGTTGAAGCCGTTGCCGTCGCAGAAGAGCTGCTTCGTGGCATCCTGCTGCAGGAACGTGTACTGCGAGAGCGGGAACTCACGCTCGATGTCGCCGGCACCGGCCTCGGTGCGCAGGCCGTAGCGGACGGTGTTGTCGCTGGCGCTGCGGCCGGACTTGGTGGTGATCTGGATCACGCCGTTGCCGGCGCGGGCGCCGTAGAGCGAGGCGCCGGCCGCACCCTTGACGACCTCGATGCTCTCGATGTCGAGGGCGTTGAGGTCAGGCAGCGGGCCCTGCAGGATGACGCCGTCCACGATGTACAGCGGCTCCTGGCTGCGTCCGCTGGCGTTGATCGACGTCGGGGCGCGCAACAGCACGGCGGGCTGGGCGCCCGGGCGGCCGGAGCTCGAGACGATCGAGGCGCCGGGCACCTTGCCCTGGAGCTGCGAGAGCGGGTTCACGCCGGCGACCGGCATGTCCTTCTCGTCCACGCGCGACACGGCGAACGGCACCTTGGCCTGTTCCGTGGCGCCCGTCACGCCGGTCACGATGACCTGGCTGAGGCGGTTCACGTCGGCGGCGAGCACGAAGTTCTGCGTGATCACGCCGGGGCGGAGCACGATGCTCTTCGCATCCGGCTTCTGGCCGATCGAGCGGGCGCGCAGCACCACGTTCTGGCCGCGCACGCGCGCGGACGGCACCGTGATGGTGAAGTTGCCGGCCGCGTTGGTGCCCACGGAGATGTTCATCTCCGTGATGAAGACGTTCGCTCCCTCGAGCGGACGCCCCTGGTCGGAGGTGACCTTGCCCTGAATGGTTGCGTTCTGCGCCTGGGCCATCGCCGCTGTACCCACCAGCGAGACGAGGACCGCGGCAGCGCGTCGCAACCCTGCCAACGACGTACGTGTCATATGCGGGACTCCTGAATCCGGTCGCACGTGGAGATCCGCCGGCTGGTGAATCCGCGGCCGCACCCGGCGGCCGCGTCACCCCGGCAGCCGACCGCCCGGGGTGGAACGATGGTGATCATCCGGCGTACCAGCCACCGGAGGCAAACCCGCGCCTGCAGCGCAGACGGGACCAGCATGGTGATCATTCAGGCCGTCGCGGCGGCCCGGATCATGCACCACAACCTTCTGCCGGCCTTTCAGCCGACCTCTACAACCAGAATTCGGACCACGGCGAAGCGCTCCGGCCCCCCTGGCAGCGCCGCATTTGCGCGCCTCCGGGTCCCGGAATTGGTGAAGACTACGGGTGCGCCAGCATGCATACAAGGCACGTTGGCGACATCTCAGTGGCTCTGTAACGAGGCGGCCGATGTATCACGCCCGCCGGCGATTGCGCCGGCGCAGACCGCTAACCCGGGCCGGCCTTTCCCTCGAGCAGTTCGGCCAGCACGGCCGCGATCCGCCGCAGCGCCGCCGGCTTGCGCAGGATGACATCCGCGCTGGCGGACTCGACCGGAAAGTCGTCGTCCCCGGTCAGCATCACCACCAGCGGCGCCTCTGCCCCCCGCTCCTTGAGCCGCGAGAGCAACGTCCAGCCGCTCAGCCCCGGCATGTTGGCGTCCAGCACCACCAGCGCCGGCCGGACCGCATCGATCAGCTCGGCAGCCAGGACCCCGTCGCGGGCGAGGCTCACGTCGTAGCCCGCCGCCTCGAGGTAGGTGTGGAGGACATCCGCCATCTCCGCGTGGTCCTCGGCCACCACGATGCGCGGCCGGGTGGCCGGCACCCCCTCGGGTGTCGCCGCCGCCGTACCGGACGCGGGAAAAGGGTCGGCCATGGACACACGCGTGGGGCGGGAGGGATAGTCCGATCGGGGGACGGAAACGCGAACGACAGCGAGCGTAGCACCAACCGTGCCGAGTCCTGCAGCCGAGGCCGGAAAACCCTGCGTCCCGCCCGGCAGGTGCCGGACGGGACGCAGGCCCACCACCTCACGCCAAGGTCAGGGGACCGGCGTGACCTGCCCGCGAATCTCACCACCCGCGTTCTTCCGCGTGTGGATGTTCGCATACGCCGTCCCCGCGTTCATCCGCACCAGCAACGAATCCCAGGTGAACGGCGCCACCATCGTGGTGCCGGCACGGGTGATCCGGCCGACACGCAGGATCCCCTTGACGCTCGCCGCCGTCCCGCCACCGGTGCCGGCCGCACGCGAGGCCTCCGTCGGGAAGAACCACACCATGATCGGTCCGGTGGCCCCCGCCGCGCCGGCATGGATGTGCGCCATCGTGACCGAGTCGGTGGTGGCGGTCGTCTCGATCGTGTAGACGATGTTGACCGAGTCCTCCTGGATCAACTCCATCGTGCCCGCGGCACTGGTCGTCACCGCCGGCACTTCGCTCGCGCCCGTGAGCGTCGCGGTGAACTTCTTCTTCTGCGGCGCGAGGCTCGACAGGCTGGGGTAGGTCTCGCTGCAGGCAGCGAGCGTCACGGCCAGCAGGCCCAGCATCGCGACGATCCGCATGGGTCGGTGCATCGGTGGGGTCCTCATGGATTGCGATCCAGGCACTGGGTGAAATTCGGGTTGTTCGTCTCCTGGAACGGCACCGGGACGTTCACGTCCACGCCGTAGGCCCCGCCCTTGAAGTACGTCCCCGAGGGGAAGACGGTCTCGGCGTTGCGGCCCAGGTGCTTGATCAGCCGGCGCATGTCACCGAGGCGATGCCCGGTGAGGAACAGCCAGTAGGCGCGCTCCTGGAACACCTGGCTCACCTGGTCGGCCAGCGCGGCCGGAGCCACCAGGGCCGGCAGGGGTGCCACCGCTGGCGGTGCGAGCAGCGCCGACGACGGGCCGGGGGGTGCCACGATCAATGACGGCAGGGCCGTCCGCAGCGCATTCAGGATGCTCACGTACTCCGCACCGCTGCGGGCCGCGTTCTCGGCCTCGATCAGCCGGGCCTCGGTGCCGTCCGCGAAGATGACCGGAGCCGACCGCGCCGCGTACTTGGTCTGCGGGAAGTACAGCGTGCTGTTGTCCGCACCCACCGCGAACGAGAGCGCGATGCCGCGGCCACGCGGCGCGTAGACGCGCACATCGGTGCTGTCCAGGCGGTAGCGCAGGCCGTTGCCCCCTTCCAGCGCCGAGACCGTGTGGCGGTTGAACGCCAGGGTCGCGAGGAAGATGCCGTTGTTCTGGCGGCCCGTGTTCTCACTGTGGAACAGTCGGTACTGGAAGGTGGTCGGCACCGCCGCCACCGCCGCCGCGGCATCGGCCGGCCGGTTCAGGTTGAGCAGCGCCCGCCCGCGACCGACCCGGATCAGGTTCACCACCGACGCATTCCCCGCCACGGACACATCGAGCCCCACCAGCGCGGAGTCGAGCTTGGCCAGCGCGGTCGTGAACAGCTGCACGCCGGTCTGCGGGGTGCCGAGCGTGAAGGTGCCGGCATTCACGTCGAAGTCGGACACCGGCACGCCGTTGCAGTACATCTCGGCGAGCATGATGTACGTGTACGCCGCGATCGCCTGCGTCTCGGACCGGCCGAGCTGCGTCGGGGCGAGCTTGTAGTACGCCGCCGCCGTGCGGTCGGCGGTGGCCCGCGCGCGCTGGAGGCTGTTGTAGATCGTGCTCAGCGTGGCATTGATCGGGTTGATGTTGCGCTGGTCCATCTCGCCGCGGGTCGGAAAGGTCTCCGCCCAGGTCAGCTCGTCGCCGAGCAGCGCGCTTTCGACGATCACGCCGCTCTCGCCGCCGGCTCCCATCGCGACCTGCAGGTCGGACAGGGTGCTGGCGCGCAGCGTCGGCAGCACGGTGACGTCGTTCAGCGAGCTCGGGTTGGCGACGTCGGGATCCTTCACGGCCAGCGTCTTGTCGATGTCACACGCGGACAACGACAGCGCGAGGCCGGCACACAGGACACCGAGGGATCGCCGCGAAGTCTCGAAAGAGAGTGTCATGGCAATGTCAGAAGTTGAAGTTCACGCGGAGCGTGTACGAGCGCGAAGGCGGGTTCGTGAGGAAGTCGACCGTGCCGAAGTTGCTGCCCGGGTTGGTCAGCACCTCGGGATCGAACCCGGTGTAGTCGGTCCACAGGCCGAGGTTGCGGCCGGCGATCGTCAGGCTCAGCCCCCCCGACTTGAGGATGCGCGCGGCCGCAGCCGGCACCACCCACGTCATCGAGACTTCGGAGAGGCGCACGAAGCTGGCGTCCTCGATGTAGCCATCGCTGGTGCCCATCGCGCGCGCGGCCGACTTCACCTGGTCGCTCAGCGGCGCATTGATGTCCCAGAAGTCCTGGCCGTTGGCAAAGCCGCCGTTGTTGCGGAACTCACGCGTGTTGTTGTAGAGGCGTGACCCGCCGCGGTAGTCGACCAGCACGTTGAACTGGAGGTTCTTCGCCACCCGGATGTCCGACTGGAATGACAGCTGGCGCGTCGGCAGCGGGCTGCCGAGGTACTCGAGCGAGTCGGAGAGCACGATCTCGCACTTCGGCCCGCCCACCAGGATCGGGTTGGCCAGCCCACCGTACGCCGGGCAGTTCACGCGGCTGATGATGCCGTCGGCGTTCAGGTCGCCGTAGCTCACGATCTTGCGCTGGAAGTAGCCGCCCGCCGGGTAGCCGGCGCGGAACTGCTGCGTGCCCTGGATGATCGGCGCGATCGGCTGGCCGTCCACGCTGCCCAGCGAGCCGATCTTGTTGTTGAACACCGTCGCCGTGAAGCGCTGCGAGTAGGTGAACGCCCGGGTGTCGATGAGCTTGACGTTGATCGTGCCCTCGAGCCCCTTCGTCGTCATCTTCGACAGGTTCACGAGCTGGTTGGCCGCCACGCCGAGGGACGGGGCGAGCACGCGGCCCACGAGCAGGTCGCGGGTGTCCTTCTTGAACGCGGTGAACTCACCGTCCACGCGGTTGCCGAAGAGGTTGAAGTCGAAGCCACCCTCCATCTCGCGCGTGATCTCCGGCTTCAGCAGTGCGTTGCCCACCGGACCGCCGATCGTGACGGCTGGGATGCTCGCGTCCGACGAGGCCGCATTCACCGAGACGGCGCTGAAGAACGTCTCCGACTGGCGGAAGCTCGGGCGGTTGCCGGCCTCACCGATCGACCCGCGCACGCGGAGCTGATCGACGAACCCGGCCTTCGGGAACCACTTCTCCTCCGAGACCACGTACGACCCGCTGAACGACGGGTAGTAGACGAAGTCGCGCGAGCCCACGCCGAACACGCTGGAGTTGTCCATGCGCACAGCCGCGGTCAGGAACAGGCGGTCGTTGAACGCGAGGTCCTGCTGCAGCACACCGGCCGTCGTCACGATTTGCGAGTTGGTCTCGTTCACCGCGAAGCGGGCGTTGGTGCCCGACAGCGACGACGTGCCCGGCAGCAGCACCGCGCCGAAGGCACTGGTGAAGCGGTTCGCCTCGTTGGTGTACTGGCCGCCCACCAGCGTCGAGAGCCGGATGGTGCTGGTCAGGTCATAGGTCGCCTTGGTGTTCGCTGTCACCGTGTACGTCGGGCGGTAGGCCCGTGCCTGGAAGCGGCTGCCCTCGATGCTGGCGGCACTCTGGAACACGCGGTTGGGCGGGATCAGCTGCTGGTCGTACTGGTACACGAAGTCGCCACCGGTCCGCAGCGTGCTCTCCAGCCAGCGCAGCGGCGTGTAACGGAAGGTCACGCCCGTCTGCAGGCGGTCCACGTCCTGCTGCTGCGTCTGCGCGAAGTACTGCGTGACCGGGATGTTGGCGCTGACGTACCCGCGGGAGAGCGAGTCGTTCGCGTTGCGGCATTCCAGGATCGTCGTGCGCGTCGCCGTGTTGCAGTCGAACGCGCCACCCAGCAGGCCCGCACTCAGCGTGCCGGCGAACGCGTTGTCGTTGATCGGCAGGTTCAGCACGCTCTTCAGGTAGCTGATCGTGACGTCGGCCCGCAGCGCCGAGGTCAGGTTCGCACCGACGTTCGCGCGCAAGTTCGTGCGGCGGGTACCGCTTGGCCCCACGATGCCGCTCTGGCGCCAGAGCTCACCGCCCAGGTAGTACTGGACCTGCTCGCTGCCGCCGTTCACGTTCACGCCGAGCCGGTTGCCGCCGCCCACCCGGAACGGTGAGGCGTTGGCGAAGGGCGAGTTCGAGTACAGCGTGTCGCGGCTGACGCAGGTGCGCAGCGTCTGGGCCTCGAGTCCGCAGTTCACGCGCAGCCCCGTCGGCCCCCTGCCGATCTGCCGGTAGTTGGTGGAGGTCAGGGGGTCCGACTCCGGCACCAGCGACCGCTCCGACCCGGCCTCGGTGTAGATCCCCCAGCGTGCCTTGCCCGACTTGCCACGCTTGGTGGTGATCTGGATCACGCCGTTGGCCGCGCCGGTGCCGTACAGCGCGGTGGCCGCGGCTCCCTTCAGCACCTGGATGTCCTCGATGTCCTGCGGGTTGATGTCATCGAGGCGCGACGTGGTCGCACCACCGACACCGACCGAGAAGTTCGACGAGTTGTTGTTCGACACCAGCCCGTCGATCACGAGGAGCGGGTCGTTCGACAGGTTGATCGAGGTCGGGCCGCGCAGGCGGATGCGGTTGCTGACCCCGATCGTGCCGCCGCCCGACTGCACCGAGACGCCCGGCGTGCGCGCCGAGAGCACCTGGGACAGGTTCGTCACCGCGGCCACGTTGAACGTGGTGCTGTCGATGCGGCTGACCGACGCCCCGACCTCGCGTGCCCGGGACGTGCCACCGGTGGCCCCGGACACCGTCACCTTGTCGAGCACGTTCTCGGCCACGCTGAGCGCGAAGTTCGCGGTCGCCTCGCCGTTGCCGCTCACCGTCGCGACGGCGTTCATGGCCGCGTAGCCGATGCGGGAGGCCCGCACGGTGTAGGTGCCGTTCGGCACGCCGCCGATCCGGTACGCACCATTCGACCGCGTCACCGCACCACGCTGGGTGCCGACGATCTGCACCCGCACGTCGCTGACGGGCTGTCCGCTGATGCGATCGGTCACGCGACCGGTGACCGCGCCGCCTGCAGGCTGTTGGGCGGCGAGTGGCACTCCGAGTGCCAGCAACGCCGCGACGAAGGCATACCGTCCAAATCGCATGGAACCCCCACGGGTGAGATCGCGGCGGACGCGGATGAACTGCCGGGCCGCCACGCGTGCACTGCGGCTCGACGTGACCGCAACCCGACACATTACACGCCGGACCGCTCGTTACAAGCAACCGTGGCAAACACTCCATCGGTGTCGGGGGCTCCCGGGGCTGCGCGACTAACACCCTTTCCCGCGTGATGCCGGTCAGCCGGCACGACGCGGCCGCGCTGCGGAATAACGCACGAAGG from Gemmatimonadaceae bacterium includes:
- a CDS encoding SusC/RagA family TonB-linked outer membrane protein, which produces MTRTSLAGLRRAAAVLVSLVGTAAMAQAQNATIQGKVTSDQGRPLEGANVFITEMNISVGTNAAGNFTITVPSARVRGQNVVLRARSIGQKPDAKSIVLRPGVITQNFVLAADVNRLSQVIVTGVTGATEQAKVPFAVSRVDEKDMPVAGVNPLSQLQGKVPGASIVSSSGRPGAQPAVLLRAPTSINASGRSQEPLYIVDGVILQGPLPDLNALDIESIEVVKGAAGASLYGARAGNGVIQITTKSGRSASDNTVRYGLRTEAGAGDIEREFPLSQYTFLQQDATKQLFCDGNGFNNGNTQPCTRVSDIYADALRINEQGGDFALTPRTYRNDGGIAGNLGVTRLQNLYATGAFPVTYNPIGATITNGRFSTVNLDVTGRYQGANFFASVNNTTQEGSIRYLSGLRRNSVRLNVSQSFGSKWSAAVNTYYSRLDQDGLNQSGSETGGTTGFFRLTRVPAFVNLLATDAFDRLYVRSNPLAQGGQNDNPLYSFQNSKRNDSRDRFIGNVDLKYSPLSWLDVQGQFGYDRSNGDQFSVQDRGFRTTTSNPAVNNGSIFRRAFADQSFNTSFNATARRSFGELNTKLTLRYLYEQQDFKAQNSGGDNIPFPGVENSGALIQNLAIGSNLESVRQIGQFANLDLDYKDRYIVSGLVRRDGSSLFGSDNRFAMFGRGSVAWRVAMEPWWFVKPINELKLRASIGTAGGRPRFDAQYPSFGFQAGGVINPTLLGNSNLGPEKNREVEIGLDAEVLNKFGVTINYATSDVRDQILPVPVPNVTGFSTQWQNAGTLSNKTFEMSINVPIITKQNLSWSTRFNYDRTRSTITKLNVAPFTGGVGLQSVENVFLFREGEKLGTFYGTKFAHACGDLPAAFASQCGARGSGQQYELNNEGFVVWTGGLSQDSAYTRNYWAARNISSTSNATPWNANYNYGTLIPLRDTTLGNPVRSLPLGNTLPKFRWSITNTVTFHRLSAYALLDASHGARMWNQGYAWSLGDFMVSEVDQANATIANAKPAGYYYRAERGGGIGGKYDVLGPNDLSTFDATYARLREVSLSYRVGKVLGAGNWSVGVVGRNLVTFTNYTGFDPETGLAGGSLGSPVLNGVDRYAFPNLRTFTFSLGSTF
- a CDS encoding response regulator transcription factor, whose product is MADPFPASGTAAATPEGVPATRPRIVVAEDHAEMADVLHTYLEAAGYDVSLARDGVLAAELIDAVRPALVVLDANMPGLSGWTLLSRLKERGAEAPLVVMLTGDDDFPVESASADVILRKPAALRRIAAVLAELLEGKAGPG
- a CDS encoding CHRD domain-containing protein, whose product is MHRPMRIVAMLGLLAVTLAACSETYPSLSSLAPQKKKFTATLTGASEVPAVTTSAAGTMELIQEDSVNIVYTIETTATTDSVTMAHIHAGAAGATGPIMVWFFPTEASRAAGTGGGTAASVKGILRVGRITRAGTTMVAPFTWDSLLVRMNAGTAYANIHTRKNAGGEIRGQVTPVP
- a CDS encoding SusC/RagA family TonB-linked outer membrane protein is translated as MRFGRYAFVAALLALGVPLAAQQPAGGAVTGRVTDRISGQPVSDVRVQIVGTQRGAVTRSNGAYRIGGVPNGTYTVRASRIGYAAMNAVATVSGNGEATANFALSVAENVLDKVTVSGATGGTSRAREVGASVSRIDSTTFNVAAVTNLSQVLSARTPGVSVQSGGGTIGVSNRIRLRGPTSINLSNDPLLVIDGLVSNNNSSNFSVGVGGATTSRLDDINPQDIEDIQVLKGAAATALYGTGAANGVIQITTKRGKSGKARWGIYTEAGSERSLVPESDPLTSTNYRQIGRGPTGLRVNCGLEAQTLRTCVSRDTLYSNSPFANASPFRVGGGNRLGVNVNGGSEQVQYYLGGELWRQSGIVGPSGTRRTNLRANVGANLTSALRADVTISYLKSVLNLPINDNAFAGTLSAGLLGGAFDCNTATRTTILECRNANDSLSRGYVSANIPVTQYFAQTQQQDVDRLQTGVTFRYTPLRWLESTLRTGGDFVYQYDQQLIPPNRVFQSAASIEGSRFQARAYRPTYTVTANTKATYDLTSTIRLSTLVGGQYTNEANRFTSAFGAVLLPGTSSLSGTNARFAVNETNSQIVTTAGVLQQDLAFNDRLFLTAAVRMDNSSVFGVGSRDFVYYPSFSGSYVVSEEKWFPKAGFVDQLRVRGSIGEAGNRPSFRQSETFFSAVSVNAASSDASIPAVTIGGPVGNALLKPEITREMEGGFDFNLFGNRVDGEFTAFKKDTRDLLVGRVLAPSLGVAANQLVNLSKMTTKGLEGTINVKLIDTRAFTYSQRFTATVFNNKIGSLGSVDGQPIAPIIQGTQQFRAGYPAGGYFQRKIVSYGDLNADGIISRVNCPAYGGLANPILVGGPKCEIVLSDSLEYLGSPLPTRQLSFQSDIRVAKNLQFNVLVDYRGGSRLYNNTREFRNNGGFANGQDFWDINAPLSDQVKSAARAMGTSDGYIEDASFVRLSEVSMTWVVPAAAARILKSGGLSLTIAGRNLGLWTDYTGFDPEVLTNPGSNFGTVDFLTNPPSRSYTLRVNFNF